The Fusobacterium necrophorum subsp. necrophorum genome has a window encoding:
- a CDS encoding UvrD-helicase domain-containing protein codes for MKRLVLKASAGTGKTYRLSLEYLLSLYRGIPYSEIFVMTFTRKATAEIRERILEFSAEILSHSEKGKELVEHLQALDSTLFLKEEVLKAAYDSMLKNKDKIRIYTIDSFFQMLFHKLVCPYYQIYSMKMIETEEENKEYYKKILKHIFSKEELFEKMKVFFDLSPEKNIENYLLLIQNILQERWKFLLLQGEQRKRTPLSFEKTREEHIKAFQALFQAVEETKKKERGYFTHPFYQNFFEQTEEEREETLTKERERFFDTNVFDGRRLSNRGKDEKILSLREELLEETDSFRRDLAKEVYNQDMIAFEESLFSIFEELYQLYDEYKRKERSFNYDDIAIYTYLTLFQEELHLIENNKITALLEEILDVKIHSIFLDEFQDTSILQWKILSVFLEKAKTVICVGDEKQSIYGWRGGEKKLFEDLPKILGAEVEHLDTSYRSLESIVEFCNEFFKSYPALYQEEAIEWKFLESKSHKQKRGEVLSYFLSEEDSLQALLSMIEEKYSGNYGSLSILARKNKTLLQLADFLEEHKLPYQLSIVKEQQDEEIVSSFLSLFRYFCSNEYLYLLEFFRSPVIKASNRILKNLLTHQENMIQYICFGKEWKEKPKGSEEIFELYREFQENEGKIGDLWLHCIEKFSLPERFSKDSHLLAYYSFQESLSYYDTWFEYLEDLDRNRLPKLDIREEENKNAIQLMSIHKSKGLEFENVIYFEPKEKRKGRKEQNILFYFQMADDYCSLEHYFLTKGKYRKYMEYLPKPFPNYLKDLERKEKEEEINTLYVALTRAKHNLYLFFNETFQGRELLEKLSFVFSEMFTESKEETKLKEEKQGIVLTFQKEKKSFEEDRKQRPQKYTLQTELHRMEGLATHFFLEHIRYATEEEIRFAKQRVFQEYASYFGMEKMEQLFSEERIRKILTLDSDIFSRDWDYIYPEFSIISPMDQKKYVLDRLMIRKAKKGKKGLVYIVDYKTGGKDPKQLKNYEQILRELFKREEGEYEFQTKFLELGREGE; via the coding sequence ATGAAAAGACTTGTCCTAAAAGCAAGTGCGGGAACAGGAAAAACCTATCGTTTGTCTTTGGAATATCTACTTTCTCTCTATCGGGGAATTCCTTATTCCGAAATTTTTGTCATGACCTTTACCAGAAAGGCAACGGCAGAAATTCGAGAACGGATTTTGGAGTTTTCTGCAGAAATTTTATCTCATTCGGAGAAAGGAAAAGAATTAGTGGAACATTTGCAGGCATTGGATTCGACTCTTTTTTTGAAAGAAGAAGTTCTGAAAGCTGCCTATGATTCCATGTTAAAGAATAAAGATAAGATTCGTATTTATACCATTGATTCTTTTTTTCAAATGTTATTTCATAAACTGGTCTGTCCCTATTATCAAATCTATTCGATGAAAATGATAGAAACGGAAGAGGAAAATAAGGAATATTATAAAAAAATTTTGAAGCACATCTTTTCAAAGGAAGAATTATTTGAAAAGATGAAAGTGTTTTTTGATTTATCTCCGGAAAAAAATATAGAGAATTATTTGCTTTTAATTCAAAACATCCTGCAAGAACGTTGGAAATTTTTACTCTTGCAGGGAGAGCAAAGGAAAAGAACTCCCCTAAGCTTTGAAAAAACAAGGGAAGAGCATATCAAAGCTTTTCAGGCTCTTTTTCAAGCCGTAGAGGAAACTAAGAAAAAAGAAAGAGGCTATTTTACTCACCCATTTTATCAAAATTTCTTCGAGCAAACGGAAGAAGAAAGAGAAGAAACATTGACAAAAGAAAGGGAACGTTTCTTTGATACCAATGTATTTGACGGGAGAAGACTTTCCAATCGTGGAAAAGATGAAAAAATACTATCATTGCGGGAAGAACTCTTGGAAGAAACGGATTCCTTCCGAAGAGACTTGGCAAAAGAGGTATACAATCAAGATATGATAGCCTTTGAAGAAAGTCTTTTTTCGATTTTTGAGGAACTGTATCAGCTCTATGATGAATACAAACGAAAAGAACGAAGTTTTAACTATGACGACATTGCCATTTACACCTATTTGACTTTATTTCAGGAAGAATTACATCTTATAGAGAACAATAAGATTACAGCTTTGCTGGAAGAGATCTTGGATGTAAAAATTCACAGTATCTTTTTGGATGAGTTTCAAGATACCAGTATATTGCAATGGAAAATTTTATCCGTATTTTTGGAAAAAGCAAAAACTGTTATCTGTGTTGGAGATGAAAAGCAAAGTATCTACGGTTGGAGAGGGGGAGAAAAAAAACTCTTTGAAGATCTGCCTAAAATTTTAGGGGCAGAAGTGGAGCATTTGGATACCTCCTATCGAAGCTTGGAAAGTATCGTGGAATTCTGCAATGAATTTTTTAAATCCTATCCTGCTCTCTATCAAGAAGAAGCAATTGAGTGGAAATTTTTAGAAAGCAAAAGTCATAAACAAAAACGAGGAGAAGTGCTTTCCTATTTCCTTTCAGAAGAAGATTCTCTGCAAGCCTTACTTAGCATGATAGAAGAAAAATATTCCGGAAATTACGGCAGCTTGAGTATTCTGGCAAGAAAAAATAAAACTTTACTGCAATTGGCGGATTTTTTAGAAGAACACAAGCTTCCCTATCAACTTTCTATCGTGAAAGAACAACAGGACGAAGAGATTGTCTCTTCTTTTTTATCATTATTTCGCTATTTTTGCAGCAATGAATATCTATACTTACTGGAATTTTTTCGTTCTCCTGTGATAAAGGCTTCCAACCGAATTTTAAAAAATCTGTTAACTCATCAGGAAAATATGATACAATATATATGCTTTGGAAAGGAATGGAAAGAGAAACCGAAAGGAAGTGAAGAAATCTTTGAATTGTACCGAGAATTTCAAGAAAATGAGGGGAAGATAGGAGATCTTTGGTTGCATTGCATAGAAAAATTTTCTCTTCCGGAAAGGTTTTCAAAAGACAGTCATCTCTTAGCATATTATTCTTTCCAAGAAAGTTTGTCTTACTATGATACTTGGTTCGAATACTTGGAAGACTTGGATAGAAATAGACTTCCTAAGTTGGATATCCGGGAGGAAGAAAACAAAAATGCCATTCAATTGATGAGTATTCACAAATCCAAGGGATTGGAATTTGAAAATGTTATCTACTTTGAACCCAAAGAAAAGAGAAAAGGAAGAAAGGAACAAAATATTCTGTTTTACTTTCAAATGGCAGACGATTATTGTTCTTTGGAACATTATTTTTTAACAAAGGGAAAATACCGTAAATATATGGAATATCTTCCGAAGCCTTTTCCAAATTATTTAAAAGACTTGGAAAGAAAAGAAAAAGAAGAGGAAATCAATACCCTGTATGTCGCTTTGACAAGGGCAAAACACAATCTGTATTTATTTTTCAATGAAACGTTTCAAGGGCGAGAACTCTTGGAAAAGCTGTCTTTCGTTTTTTCTGAAATGTTTACGGAAAGTAAGGAAGAAACAAAGTTAAAAGAAGAAAAACAAGGAATTGTTTTAACGTTTCAAAAAGAAAAGAAAAGTTTTGAGGAAGATCGGAAGCAAAGACCTCAAAAATATACTCTTCAAACGGAATTACATCGAATGGAAGGATTGGCAACCCACTTTTTTTTGGAACATATAAGATATGCAACGGAAGAAGAGATTCGTTTTGCAAAACAACGTGTGTTTCAGGAATATGCCTCTTATTTCGGCATGGAAAAAATGGAACAGCTATTTTCCGAAGAAAGGATTCGTAAAATATTAACTTTGGATTCTGATATTTTTTCCAGAGATTGGGACTATATTTATCCGGAGTTCAGTATTATTTCTCCTATGGATCAGAAAAAATATGTCCTGGATCGCTTGATGATACGAAAAGCAAAAAAAGGAAAAAAAGGTTTGGTGTATATTGTAGATTATAAAACGGGAGGAAAGGACCCCAAACAGTTGAAAAACTATGAGCAAATTTTACGAGAACTTTTCAAAAGAGAAGAAGGAGAATATGAGTTTCAGACAAAATTTTTAGAATTAGGTAGGGAAGGAGAATAG
- the thyA gene encoding thymidylate synthase, translated as MLFDEEYRKLVDYICEKGEMVEGKVRTVYADGTPAYYKQIVGYQFRLDNAGDEAFLITSRKAAWKSSIRELYWIWYLQSNNVDELVDLGCKFWNEWKQEDGTIGKAYGYQIAKKTFQYQNQLDYVIGEIKNNPNSRRILTEIWIPEELEQMALTPCVHLTQWTVLNGKLYLEVRQRSCDVALGLVANVFQYQVLHKLVARECHLSCGDLIWTIHNAHIYDRHLEDLQKQVKETGREKPRLDLGEAGLENFHQKVRVENYHPLDNDYKYEVAI; from the coding sequence ATGTTATTTGATGAAGAATATAGAAAATTGGTGGACTATATCTGTGAAAAAGGAGAAATGGTGGAGGGAAAAGTAAGAACCGTCTATGCGGACGGAACTCCGGCTTATTATAAACAGATTGTCGGCTATCAGTTTCGTTTGGATAATGCAGGAGATGAGGCGTTCTTAATTACTTCCAGAAAAGCGGCTTGGAAATCCAGTATTCGAGAATTATATTGGATTTGGTATTTGCAATCGAATAATGTAGACGAACTTGTTGACTTAGGCTGCAAATTTTGGAATGAATGGAAGCAGGAAGATGGAACCATCGGAAAAGCCTACGGTTATCAAATTGCGAAAAAAACATTTCAATATCAAAATCAGTTGGACTATGTCATAGGAGAAATTAAAAACAATCCCAACAGTCGTCGAATTTTAACGGAAATCTGGATTCCGGAAGAATTGGAACAAATGGCTTTGACTCCCTGTGTACATTTGACACAGTGGACGGTCTTAAACGGAAAATTATATTTGGAAGTTCGACAAAGAAGCTGTGATGTTGCCTTAGGCTTGGTAGCAAATGTCTTTCAATATCAAGTGTTACATAAATTGGTGGCAAGGGAATGTCATTTGAGTTGTGGAGACCTGATTTGGACGATTCATAATGCCCATATTTATGATAGACATCTGGAGGATTTACAAAAGCAGGTAAAGGAAACGGGAAGGGAAAAACCGAGACTGGATTTGGGAGAAGCCGGCTTGGAAAATTTCCACCAAAAAGTAAGGGTAGAAAATTACCACCCCTTAGACAATGATTATAAATACGAAGTAGCAATTTAA
- the rlmN gene encoding 23S rRNA (adenine(2503)-C(2))-methyltransferase RlmN, with product MGVEKRNLLDLNQQELTELLVAEGMKKFYGKEVFLWLHKKFARNIQEMTNLSLKHREILEEKTYIPYLNLLKHQVSKIDKTEKFLFQLEDGNTIETVLLRHRDQRNTLCISSQVGCPVKCTFCATGQDGFVRNLRVSEILNQVYTIERRLNKRGEKLTNLVFMGMGEPLINMDALMKALEILSCEEGICISKRKITISTSGIVPAIERILMEKTPVELAISLHSAINEKRDRIIPINKAYPLEDLSAVLLEYQRQTKRRLTFEYILIKDFNVSEGDANALADFAHQFDHIVNLIPCNPVSETGLERPSEKKIERFYEYLKNVRKVNVSLRQEKGTDIDGACGQLRQNQRKK from the coding sequence ATAGGTGTGGAAAAAAGAAATTTATTGGATTTGAATCAACAGGAATTGACAGAGCTTTTAGTCGCGGAAGGAATGAAAAAGTTTTATGGAAAGGAAGTATTTCTTTGGCTACATAAAAAGTTCGCAAGAAATATACAGGAAATGACGAACCTATCTTTGAAACATCGGGAAATATTAGAGGAAAAAACCTATATTCCCTATTTGAATTTATTAAAACATCAGGTGTCCAAAATTGACAAAACTGAAAAATTCTTATTTCAATTGGAAGACGGAAATACCATTGAAACCGTATTATTGCGACATCGAGATCAAAGAAATACTCTTTGTATTTCCTCTCAGGTGGGTTGCCCCGTCAAATGTACTTTTTGTGCGACAGGACAGGACGGTTTCGTAAGAAATTTACGAGTATCTGAAATTTTGAATCAAGTCTATACGATAGAAAGACGTCTAAACAAGCGAGGAGAAAAGCTGACCAATTTAGTATTTATGGGTATGGGGGAACCTTTGATTAACATGGATGCTCTGATGAAAGCCTTGGAAATTTTGAGCTGTGAAGAGGGAATCTGCATTTCGAAAAGAAAAATTACCATTTCGACCTCCGGAATCGTTCCCGCCATTGAAAGAATTTTAATGGAAAAAACGCCGGTAGAATTGGCAATTTCCTTACATAGTGCTATCAATGAAAAGAGAGATCGGATAATCCCCATCAATAAGGCATATCCTTTGGAAGACTTATCCGCCGTGTTGTTGGAATATCAAAGACAAACCAAAAGAAGATTGACCTTTGAATACATTTTGATTAAAGATTTCAATGTATCGGAAGGAGATGCCAATGCTTTGGCGGATTTTGCACATCAATTTGACCATATTGTCAATTTGATCCCTTGTAATCCGGTTTCGGAAACGGGATTGGAAAGACCGAGTGAGAAAAAAATAGAAAGATTCTATGAATATTTAAAAAATGTCAGAAAAGTAAATGTGAGTTTACGACAAGAAAAAGGAACGGATATTGACGGAGCTTGTGGACAACTTCGACAAAATCAAAGGAAAAAATAG
- a CDS encoding transglycosylase domain-containing protein gives MKKIIKYIFLLACLGAVGIGILIFGIIMKYKMELPDVQELVENYEVSAPSVIYDRNGEVVDTLYQEARDNVSLEEIPEYSKQAFLAIEDKRFYEHHGIDPRGLLRALFVNLRSGHARQGASSITQQLAKNAFLTMDRTLSRKIKELIITIEIERVYTKEEILEKYLNEIYFGSGAYGLKTAAKQFFHKDIQDINLAEAAMLAGIPNRPEGYNPRRKLDNAIKRMNIVLAEMREDGRITEEEYQEALTQKFISEQEADPKEKTNKKVTIIYPRKDTRHYENPEFTKLVEDFLLKKFDANTVYNKGLKIYSTMDVAMQKTARETFNQYPLLKARKGLNGAMVTIDPFSGQVITMVGGKDFKIGNFNRAIMAKRQFGSSFKPFVYFAALLNGFESNSVLEDSAVHYGKWSPKNANGIFSDTNTTLVNALDKSINSVSVKLLAAVGVPKFRDMMKQVDPKLDIPDNLTAALGTAEGSPLQLAIDYAMFVNGGYLVSPIIITSIEDKHGNLLYEVIPRKDKLFESQDTSIITYMLKSSVQSGTSARARVITKTGAPMEQGGKTGTTNSARTVWYAGITPEYVTTAYLGYDNNRAMPGLGGGNAVAPLYHNYYQEIVNKGLYLPGKFSFMEDHIKNGELVVQKLDILTGLLSSEGREFVVRRGHTVVENDSKYLNGISSIFYGNPSSPEDVEEEKPEEREEENSVEEQDRLFEKLLGE, from the coding sequence ATGAAAAAGATAATAAAATATATCTTTCTCCTTGCATGTTTAGGAGCAGTGGGGATAGGAATACTGATATTCGGAATCATTATGAAATACAAAATGGAACTTCCCGATGTACAGGAGCTTGTAGAAAATTATGAAGTATCCGCTCCCTCCGTCATCTATGACAGAAATGGGGAAGTGGTGGATACTCTATATCAAGAAGCCAGAGATAATGTAAGTTTGGAAGAAATTCCGGAATATTCCAAGCAGGCATTTCTTGCAATTGAAGACAAACGATTTTATGAACATCACGGAATTGATCCCAGAGGTCTATTAAGAGCTCTTTTTGTGAATTTAAGAAGTGGGCATGCAAGACAAGGAGCCAGTTCCATTACACAACAATTGGCAAAGAATGCTTTTTTAACCATGGACAGAACTCTTTCTCGAAAAATAAAAGAGTTGATTATCACCATTGAAATTGAACGAGTCTATACCAAAGAAGAAATCTTGGAAAAATATTTGAATGAAATTTATTTCGGTTCCGGAGCCTATGGACTCAAGACAGCAGCCAAACAATTTTTTCATAAAGACATTCAGGATATCAATCTTGCAGAAGCTGCTATGTTGGCAGGAATTCCAAATCGTCCGGAGGGATATAATCCACGTAGAAAACTGGATAATGCCATTAAGAGAATGAATATCGTTCTTGCAGAAATGAGAGAGGACGGTAGAATTACAGAGGAAGAGTATCAGGAAGCCTTAACACAAAAATTTATCTCGGAACAGGAAGCCGATCCCAAGGAAAAAACAAATAAAAAAGTTACTATTATTTATCCCAGAAAAGATACAAGGCACTATGAAAATCCGGAATTTACAAAGTTGGTTGAGGATTTCTTGTTGAAAAAATTTGATGCAAATACAGTATACAACAAAGGTTTGAAAATTTATTCCACAATGGATGTTGCCATGCAAAAAACTGCAAGAGAGACTTTCAATCAATATCCTCTTCTAAAGGCCAGAAAAGGGTTGAATGGAGCTATGGTCACGATTGATCCTTTCAGTGGTCAGGTGATTACTATGGTAGGAGGAAAAGATTTTAAAATTGGAAATTTCAACCGAGCGATTATGGCAAAAAGACAATTTGGTTCTTCTTTTAAACCTTTTGTATATTTTGCCGCTCTGTTAAACGGCTTTGAAAGCAATTCCGTCTTAGAAGATTCAGCCGTTCATTATGGGAAATGGAGTCCGAAAAATGCCAACGGTATTTTCAGTGATACCAATACAACCTTGGTCAATGCTTTGGATAAATCTATCAATAGTGTCTCGGTGAAATTATTAGCAGCTGTAGGAGTTCCAAAATTCCGAGATATGATGAAGCAAGTCGATCCCAAATTGGATATTCCGGATAACTTGACCGCAGCTTTAGGAACTGCGGAGGGAAGCCCTTTACAGCTTGCAATCGACTATGCGATGTTTGTCAATGGCGGATATTTGGTAAGTCCTATTATTATCACTTCGATTGAAGATAAACATGGTAATTTATTATATGAAGTAATTCCAAGAAAGGATAAACTCTTCGAAAGTCAGGATACCAGTATCATCACTTACATGTTAAAAAGCTCCGTACAAAGTGGAACTTCAGCAAGGGCAAGAGTCATTACCAAAACGGGAGCTCCCATGGAACAGGGAGGAAAAACGGGAACGACCAACAGTGCCCGAACCGTGTGGTATGCAGGAATCACTCCGGAGTATGTGACAACGGCATATTTAGGCTATGATAACAATCGAGCTATGCCCGGTTTGGGAGGAGGAAATGCCGTAGCCCCTCTATATCATAACTATTACCAAGAGATCGTCAATAAAGGTCTCTATTTACCGGGAAAATTTTCTTTTATGGAAGATCATATCAAAAACGGAGAATTGGTCGTACAAAAATTGGATATTTTAACCGGACTTTTATCTTCCGAGGGAAGAGAATTTGTTGTGAGAAGAGGACATACGGTAGTGGAAAACGACTCCAAATATCTCAACGGTATTTCCAGCATTTTCTATGGAAATCCAAGTTCTCCGGAAGACGTGGAGGAAGAAAAACCGGAAGAAAGAGAAGAAGAAAATTCTGTAGAAGAGCAGGATCGATTATTTGAAAAATTACTAGGAGAGTAA
- a CDS encoding ATP-dependent DNA helicase codes for MLDKNQQKVVQYTEGPLLVIAGPGSGKTKTLVERSIHLLAEKKIEPSQILLSTFTEKAARELRMRIQKALQEKGVSVSIEEMYLGTMHSIWLRILEEYITYSHYENGIEVLDEEEEKFFLYSQLRQFKQLNFYMEFFEREHSYGDWAQSRLLQSIFSKIQEEAVDIPSIRSYQEEIQFLKAAYELYQSLLRKENKISFSAIQMELYHALLEHPEFLETIQNRIRYLMIDEYQDSNPIQERIILLLAGKEKNICVVGDEDQAIYRFRGASVENILRFPQVFEEDCETVYLEKNYRSTEEIVHLCNQWMKRIEWQGERFDKQMYSARYESIERKSVFRISGSPHPRKRKELISWLQELIKRKKVEDYSQIVFLFDNFRSPQVKRLEEDLEMAGIPVYCPRARNFFSREEVKLFFGIFLALSPEVQEEVKNYSYYEDCLFRARKWAKENIELQKWILEKRKRELEDFLTEYYEILSFSPFREILEKQEENPRKAREIYNLSLIGKMIQGFQKLCHMKEESEIKKPEYLKYFFQSYLKKFIEKGVNEFEKKGEFPKGCIPFLTIHQSKGLEFPIVIVSSLYQNPPIYREKIRKSYDSLFQKKKLLQEHNEELYDFYRKFYVAFSRAKNALVFLDYDVSSSFQALVRHSVEISSDHFQWEDILEEKYSTSEETASYSYTTDIALYDLCPRKYFFLRKISFPSIEKEKMLFGNLLHRCLEKMHKYEKYKDRIEILLEKEKENLEKRSKFSFQKEELEKARAILEEYREKSEMLYENILQAERKEFLEWRGSMLYGEIDLLAFQGEQWKIIDFKTGTENPMYIEQLVLYQELLKKYQKGQDVLLSLYYLLEQREEKIELSLEEREKILDKIQSTIQKIQKKDFPKREYQAEICDVCEFYAFCYRKENL; via the coding sequence GTGCTGGATAAAAATCAACAAAAAGTAGTGCAATATACCGAAGGACCTCTATTGGTTATTGCAGGTCCCGGTTCCGGAAAAACAAAAACTTTAGTGGAACGTAGCATTCACTTACTGGCAGAAAAAAAGATAGAGCCTTCTCAAATCTTGTTGAGTACTTTTACTGAAAAAGCGGCAAGAGAATTGAGAATGCGAATTCAAAAAGCTTTGCAGGAAAAGGGAGTTTCTGTTTCCATTGAGGAAATGTATTTGGGAACCATGCACTCTATTTGGCTTCGTATACTGGAAGAATATATCACATATTCTCATTATGAGAATGGAATAGAAGTTTTGGATGAGGAAGAAGAAAAGTTCTTCCTCTATTCACAATTGCGACAATTTAAACAGTTAAACTTCTATATGGAATTTTTCGAGAGGGAACACAGTTACGGAGATTGGGCGCAAAGTCGTCTATTACAAAGTATTTTTTCCAAAATTCAGGAAGAAGCGGTCGATATTCCTTCCATTCGCAGCTATCAGGAAGAAATTCAATTTCTGAAAGCTGCTTATGAACTCTATCAAAGTCTTCTTCGGAAGGAAAATAAAATCAGCTTTTCCGCCATCCAAATGGAATTGTATCATGCCCTCTTGGAACATCCGGAATTCTTGGAAACAATACAGAATAGAATACGATACCTTATGATTGATGAATATCAGGACAGCAATCCGATTCAAGAAAGAATCATTCTCTTATTGGCAGGAAAAGAAAAAAATATTTGTGTGGTAGGAGATGAAGACCAAGCCATTTATCGATTTCGAGGAGCCAGTGTGGAAAATATTTTACGTTTTCCGCAAGTCTTTGAAGAAGACTGTGAAACCGTTTATTTAGAAAAAAATTACCGTTCTACGGAAGAGATTGTACATCTGTGCAATCAATGGATGAAACGCATTGAATGGCAGGGAGAACGCTTTGACAAGCAAATGTATTCCGCACGCTATGAAAGCATTGAGCGAAAATCCGTTTTCCGTATTTCCGGCTCCCCTCATCCCCGTAAACGAAAAGAATTGATTTCTTGGCTGCAGGAGTTGATAAAGAGAAAAAAAGTGGAAGATTATAGTCAGATTGTTTTTTTGTTTGACAACTTCCGTTCTCCTCAGGTAAAACGCTTGGAAGAAGACCTGGAAATGGCGGGAATTCCTGTGTATTGTCCCAGAGCGAGAAACTTTTTTTCCAGAGAGGAAGTAAAATTATTTTTTGGAATTTTTTTGGCTCTCTCTCCGGAGGTGCAGGAAGAGGTAAAAAACTATTCCTACTATGAGGATTGCCTATTTCGAGCTAGAAAATGGGCAAAAGAAAATATCGAGCTACAAAAATGGATTTTAGAAAAACGCAAAAGGGAATTGGAAGATTTTTTAACAGAGTATTATGAGATTCTATCCTTTTCTCCTTTCCGAGAAATTTTGGAAAAGCAGGAGGAAAATCCCAGAAAAGCAAGAGAGATTTACAATTTGAGTTTGATTGGAAAAATGATACAAGGCTTTCAAAAATTGTGCCATATGAAAGAAGAAAGTGAGATAAAGAAGCCGGAATATTTAAAATATTTTTTCCAAAGTTATCTAAAAAAATTTATTGAAAAAGGTGTGAATGAATTTGAAAAGAAAGGGGAATTTCCAAAAGGATGTATTCCGTTTTTGACGATTCATCAATCAAAAGGTTTAGAATTTCCAATCGTGATTGTTTCCTCTCTCTATCAAAATCCGCCTATTTATCGTGAGAAAATACGAAAATCCTATGACAGTTTGTTTCAAAAGAAAAAATTGTTGCAGGAACACAATGAGGAATTGTATGATTTTTACCGAAAATTTTATGTCGCCTTTTCCAGAGCAAAAAATGCTTTGGTATTTTTGGACTATGATGTAAGTTCCAGTTTTCAAGCATTGGTACGTCATTCGGTGGAAATTTCTTCCGATCATTTTCAATGGGAAGATATTTTGGAAGAAAAATACAGCACTTCTGAGGAGACGGCAAGTTATTCTTACACCACAGATATCGCTCTTTACGACTTGTGTCCGAGAAAATATTTCTTCCTGCGAAAAATTTCATTTCCGAGCATAGAAAAAGAAAAAATGCTCTTTGGAAATTTACTACATAGATGTTTAGAAAAAATGCACAAATATGAAAAATATAAGGACAGAATAGAGATACTTCTCGAAAAAGAAAAAGAAAATTTGGAGAAAAGGTCTAAATTTTCCTTTCAAAAGGAGGAGTTGGAAAAGGCAAGAGCAATTTTAGAGGAATATCGAGAAAAATCCGAAATGCTCTATGAAAACATCCTACAGGCGGAACGAAAAGAATTTTTGGAGTGGAGAGGCAGTATGCTTTACGGAGAAATTGATCTTCTGGCTTTTCAGGGAGAACAATGGAAAATTATTGATTTTAAAACGGGAACAGAAAATCCCATGTATATAGAGCAGCTCGTGTTATATCAGGAATTGCTGAAAAAATATCAGAAAGGGCAAGATGTTTTGCTATCTCTTTATTATCTTTTGGAACAGAGAGAAGAAAAAATAGAGCTTTCTTTGGAAGAACGGGAAAAGATTTTGGACAAAATACAGTCCACGATTCAAAAAATTCAAAAGAAAGACTTTCCAAAAAGAGAATACCAAGCAGAAATTTGTGATGTTTGTGAATTTTATGCTTTTTGTTATCGAAAGGAAAACTTATGA
- a CDS encoding exonuclease SbcCD subunit D — protein sequence MKILHCSDLHLGKKPGGNKRFAETRYQDYFRVFEELIEKIAPLEIDVFIISGDLFDKKEINANILERTEELFQKLKAYKPEMSILVIEGNHDVIHRQEDSWLEYLKNKGYCDVFSYRKDYESKNVFRKGDIHFYPVGYPGFMVEKTLQDLAEHLDASQKNIVIVHTAIFGIENLPGLVTAETIDLFRNKVLYMAGGHVHSFSAYPKENPYFFVPGSLEYTNIPREKSYQKGAIYFDTDTREFERILISPRKRLRTEVFSWEKELESEFESFIRHYAKQEEELFIIPVNIKSGEYFPIEKLESIAERHGILKVYFEMRENGRAQEKDGEEGYSSLEELEQEIIRSWKLLKNPERFIRSFSQLKEFSLEGKQEELFHLFDEILEEDEDAD from the coding sequence ATGAAAATTTTACATTGCTCCGACCTGCATTTGGGAAAGAAACCGGGTGGGAACAAACGATTTGCAGAAACCAGATACCAAGATTATTTTCGAGTTTTTGAAGAGCTGATTGAAAAAATTGCTCCTCTGGAAATCGATGTATTTATTATTTCCGGAGATCTCTTTGATAAAAAGGAAATCAATGCGAATATTTTAGAAAGAACGGAAGAACTTTTTCAAAAATTAAAGGCTTATAAGCCGGAAATGTCGATTCTCGTGATTGAAGGAAATCATGATGTCATTCATCGCCAAGAGGATTCTTGGTTGGAATATCTGAAAAACAAAGGATATTGTGATGTTTTTTCCTATCGAAAGGACTATGAGAGCAAAAATGTTTTCCGAAAGGGAGATATCCACTTTTATCCCGTAGGATATCCGGGATTTATGGTGGAAAAAACCTTGCAAGATTTGGCAGAACATTTGGATGCTTCACAAAAAAATATCGTCATCGTCCATACAGCTATTTTTGGAATCGAGAATTTACCGGGACTGGTAACGGCGGAAACCATTGATTTATTTCGAAATAAGGTATTGTATATGGCAGGAGGGCATGTCCACTCTTTTTCCGCCTATCCGAAAGAAAATCCCTACTTTTTTGTTCCCGGCTCTCTGGAATACACGAATATTCCCAGAGAAAAATCCTATCAGAAAGGAGCTATTTACTTCGACACGGACACAAGAGAATTTGAAAGAATTCTGATTTCTCCAAGAAAAAGGCTGCGAACGGAAGTTTTTTCTTGGGAAAAGGAATTGGAATCGGAATTTGAAAGTTTTATCCGGCATTACGCCAAACAGGAAGAAGAACTTTTCATCATTCCTGTCAACATTAAATCGGGTGAATACTTTCCCATCGAAAAATTGGAAAGCATTGCAGAACGGCATGGGATTTTAAAAGTCTATTTTGAAATGCGGGAAAACGGAAGAGCTCAAGAAAAAGACGGAGAAGAGGGCTATTCTTCGTTGGAAGAATTGGAGCAAGAGATTATCCGTTCCTGGAAGCTTTTGAAAAATCCGGAACGTTTTATCCGCAGTTTTTCTCAGCTGAAAGAATTCAGCTTGGAGGGAAAACAGGAAGAATTATTTCATTTGTTTGATGAAATCTTAGAGGAGGACGAAGATGCGGATTAA